A single window of Pseudomonas lijiangensis DNA harbors:
- a CDS encoding EscU/YscU/HrcU family type III secretion system export apparatus switch protein produces MSLPDHMPRQAIALTYDGQQAPTLSAKGDDQLAEAILAIAREHEVPIYENAELVKLLARLELGDSIPEPLYLTIAEIIAFAWHLKGKFPAGQDPDAPPIERDITPR; encoded by the coding sequence ATGAGCCTACCTGACCACATGCCGCGCCAGGCGATCGCCCTGACCTACGACGGCCAACAAGCCCCGACCCTGAGTGCCAAGGGCGACGATCAACTGGCGGAAGCGATTCTGGCGATTGCCCGGGAGCATGAAGTCCCGATCTACGAAAACGCCGAGCTGGTCAAATTGCTGGCGCGTCTGGAACTGGGTGACAGCATCCCCGAGCCGTTGTATCTGACCATCGCCGAAATCATCGCCTTTGCCTGGCATCTCAAGGGCAAGTTCCCGGCAGGCCAGGACCCGGATGCTCCGCCGATCGAGCGGGATATCACGCCACGGTAA
- a CDS encoding CheW domain-containing protein, with the protein MNRPLEVATRPKLALQSYLDSLLQDATEELEEPSDTIDEFQAAVLEEQALDARRQQVKPVAVAVAAPAPVAVPVAVAAPVVVPVVTPVEVPVEVPAPVVVAEVAVPKVEVVEPVVQLSTTGEQRTPTPPPNREGRPAWADEPFECLLFDVAGLTLAVPLICLGSIYPLAGQELTPLFGQPDWFLGILPSQAGNLKVLDTARWIMPDRYRDDFRQGLQYVISVQGYEWGLAVHQVSRSLRLDPAEIKWRGHRGQRPWLAGTVIEHMCALVDVAELAELIASGAVKQLNKSR; encoded by the coding sequence ATGAACCGCCCTTTAGAAGTTGCTACACGGCCAAAACTGGCATTGCAGTCGTATCTGGACTCCTTGCTTCAGGATGCCACTGAAGAACTTGAAGAACCGTCGGATACCATCGACGAGTTCCAGGCTGCAGTGCTCGAAGAGCAGGCTCTCGATGCGCGCAGGCAGCAGGTCAAACCCGTTGCAGTGGCCGTTGCGGCACCCGCTCCGGTGGCTGTACCCGTTGCAGTGGCGGCGCCGGTTGTTGTTCCGGTGGTGACGCCTGTCGAGGTACCTGTAGAGGTGCCGGCGCCGGTGGTCGTTGCTGAAGTTGCAGTGCCGAAAGTGGAAGTGGTCGAGCCTGTCGTTCAGTTGAGCACCACGGGTGAACAACGCACGCCGACTCCACCGCCGAACCGGGAAGGGCGTCCGGCCTGGGCCGACGAGCCTTTCGAGTGTCTGTTGTTTGATGTGGCGGGTTTGACGCTGGCCGTACCGCTGATATGCCTGGGGTCGATCTACCCTCTGGCAGGCCAGGAGTTGACACCCCTGTTCGGGCAACCGGACTGGTTTCTCGGGATCCTGCCCAGCCAGGCAGGCAACCTGAAAGTATTGGATACAGCGCGCTGGATCATGCCTGATCGCTACCGCGACGATTTTCGCCAGGGATTGCAGTACGTGATCTCGGTTCAAGGCTACGAGTGGGGGCTGGCCGTGCATCAGGTCAGCCGTTCACTGCGCCTCGATCCTGCCGAGATCAAATGGCGGGGCCATCGCGGTCAGCGTCCATGGCTGGCGGGAACAGTGATCGAGCATATGTGCGCGTTGGTGGATGTTGCAGAGTTGGCCGAGTTGATAGCCAGTGGCGCGGTCAAGCAGTTGAACAAATCGAGATAA
- a CDS encoding chemotaxis protein CheW: MNKTSAQGSEDPILQWVTFRLDNESYGINVMQVQEVLRYTEIAPVPGAPSYVLGIINLRGNVVTVIDTRQRFGLAPVEVSDNTRIVIIEADKQVVGILVDSVAEVVYLRQSEVETAPNVGNDETAKFIQGVCNKNGELLILVELDKMMSEEEWSELENI, translated from the coding sequence ATGAATAAGACGTCTGCACAAGGTTCCGAAGATCCTATCCTGCAGTGGGTGACTTTCCGCCTGGACAATGAGTCGTACGGCATCAACGTGATGCAGGTCCAGGAAGTGCTGCGTTACACCGAAATCGCTCCTGTGCCGGGTGCGCCAAGCTATGTGCTGGGCATCATCAACCTGCGCGGTAACGTCGTGACCGTGATCGACACCCGTCAGCGCTTCGGCCTGGCTCCGGTGGAAGTCAGCGACAACACCCGTATCGTGATCATCGAAGCTGACAAGCAGGTCGTCGGTATTCTGGTCGACAGCGTGGCGGAAGTGGTTTACCTGCGTCAGTCCGAAGTCGAAACCGCGCCGAACGTGGGCAACGACGAAACCGCCAAGTTCATCCAGGGCGTCTGCAACAAGAACGGCGAGCTGCTGATTCTGGTCGAGCTGGACAAGATGATGTCCGAAGAAGAGTGGTCCGAGCTGGAGAACATCTGA
- the motD gene encoding flagellar motor protein MotD, with the protein MARRRPPEEHENHERWLVSYADFITLLFAFFVVMYSISSINEGKYKILSQALVGVFNDAERTMKPIPIGEQRPVSVTPAQPLLKESEQTDAGIGQKSDDPLQTIADNVRDAFGDLIKSDQMTVRGNELWIEIELNSSLLFGSGDAMPSDKAFTIIEKVAGIVKRFDNPIHVEGFTDDQPISTAQYPTNWELSSARSASIVRMLAMDGVNPARLASVGYGEFQPIATNTTTAGRAKNRRVVLVISRNLDVRRSLTSTGTANAQPDAALRRAGTQTAPVPAKPPVRANAVNSPSPAL; encoded by the coding sequence ATGGCTCGCCGTCGTCCACCCGAAGAGCATGAGAATCATGAACGCTGGCTGGTTTCCTATGCCGACTTCATTACGCTGCTGTTTGCCTTTTTCGTGGTGATGTACTCGATTTCGTCCATCAACGAAGGCAAGTACAAGATTCTGTCCCAGGCGCTGGTCGGCGTATTCAACGACGCCGAGCGCACCATGAAGCCCATTCCCATCGGCGAGCAGCGCCCGGTGAGCGTCACGCCTGCCCAGCCGTTGCTCAAGGAAAGCGAGCAGACCGATGCCGGTATTGGCCAGAAGTCTGACGATCCGCTGCAGACCATCGCCGACAATGTGCGCGATGCTTTTGGTGATCTGATCAAGTCCGACCAGATGACCGTGCGCGGCAACGAACTGTGGATCGAGATCGAACTCAACTCCAGCCTGTTGTTCGGCAGTGGCGATGCCATGCCCAGCGACAAGGCGTTCACCATCATTGAAAAGGTGGCCGGGATCGTCAAACGCTTCGACAACCCGATCCACGTGGAAGGTTTCACCGACGATCAGCCGATCAGTACCGCTCAATACCCCACCAACTGGGAGCTGTCGTCGGCCCGGTCCGCGAGTATCGTGCGCATGCTGGCCATGGATGGTGTCAATCCTGCCCGACTGGCTTCGGTGGGCTATGGCGAGTTCCAGCCGATTGCAACCAATACCACGACGGCGGGGCGTGCAAAGAACCGTCGCGTGGTGCTGGTCATCTCGCGTAACCTCGATGTTCGGCGTAGTCTGACCAGCACCGGCACGGCCAATGCACAACCTGATGCCGCTTTGAGGCGTGCTGGCACACAAACTGCACCTGTGCCAGCAAAGCCGCCGGTACGAGCGAACGCCGTCAATTCTCCGTCACCCGCCCTCTAG
- the fliK gene encoding flagellar hook-length control protein FliK gives MTGDITSVPAAAPTTALLKATVTQAQVLTLLQAAENLVPEGQTAEAEVLTLKQVNQQFQLLLRLALSNGSQTNLPVNSSLPFTPGTTLQVAQASPNELTLTLQQINNALKNSQTSIDLKQLPVGSLLQGKVMTSQVVNQLAGAQSYRSIVMLLNTAQAGTILTIESPKPLTVGSLLSAQVQGNQSLNFVPLPGRLDQLAVAQQLATQQNRQGSLENLIAALQNLPRSNPSIPAPLQASINQILASIPDIEQMRTPGNVAQALNSSGMFMEAKLLAGLSPSLAPDMKANLMRLIAQVLSELPGNASYNAAAASNMLTRVIPSTIRNALGTLGLVAPRPQPTSFPLPSRDVSGGEKEEDLELLLKLAAAAVSRLQSHQLGSLEQTRTNADGTQVTTWQMEVPMRNAHDIVPLQVKMQREEAPEQETAEDQDGNEVKGPREKLWRIDLAFDMEPLGPLQVSAQLISGTLSSHLWAERPGSAALIGQELGYLRERLIACGLAVGELACSQGVPPQGPRTTLEQRWIDENA, from the coding sequence ATGACGGGTGATATCACCAGCGTTCCTGCCGCGGCACCGACTACCGCCCTGTTGAAGGCAACGGTGACTCAGGCGCAGGTCCTGACCTTGCTGCAAGCGGCAGAAAATCTGGTGCCCGAAGGCCAGACTGCCGAAGCCGAGGTGCTGACCCTCAAACAGGTCAACCAGCAATTCCAGTTACTGCTCAGGCTGGCACTGAGCAATGGTAGCCAGACCAACCTGCCGGTCAACAGCAGCCTCCCCTTCACGCCAGGCACCACCCTGCAAGTGGCTCAAGCATCGCCCAATGAACTGACGCTGACCTTGCAGCAGATCAACAATGCGTTGAAAAACTCGCAGACCAGCATCGATCTCAAACAATTACCGGTGGGCTCCCTGCTGCAAGGCAAGGTCATGACCAGCCAGGTCGTCAATCAACTGGCCGGAGCACAGAGCTATCGCTCGATCGTGATGCTGCTCAATACCGCTCAGGCCGGCACTATCCTGACCATCGAGAGCCCCAAGCCGCTGACTGTCGGCAGCCTGCTCAGCGCCCAGGTGCAGGGCAACCAGTCGTTGAACTTCGTGCCCCTGCCCGGCCGCCTCGATCAACTGGCGGTCGCGCAGCAACTGGCCACCCAGCAGAATCGCCAGGGCTCGCTGGAAAACCTGATTGCCGCCCTGCAGAACCTGCCGCGCTCCAACCCTTCGATTCCGGCGCCATTGCAGGCCAGCATCAACCAGATACTGGCCAGCATTCCCGATATCGAGCAGATGAGAACGCCGGGCAATGTCGCCCAGGCCCTCAATTCCAGCGGCATGTTCATGGAGGCCAAGCTGCTGGCGGGCCTGAGCCCGTCGCTGGCGCCGGACATGAAGGCCAACCTGATGCGCCTGATCGCGCAGGTGCTGTCTGAACTGCCGGGCAATGCTTCGTACAACGCAGCGGCTGCGTCCAATATGCTGACGCGGGTCATCCCCAGCACCATCCGCAATGCCCTGGGCACGCTGGGTCTGGTAGCGCCGCGCCCGCAACCCACCAGCTTCCCTCTCCCCTCCCGTGACGTCAGCGGCGGCGAGAAGGAAGAAGATCTGGAACTGCTGCTCAAACTGGCGGCTGCTGCGGTGTCGCGCCTGCAAAGCCATCAACTGGGCAGCCTGGAACAGACCCGGACCAATGCCGACGGCACGCAGGTCACCACCTGGCAGATGGAAGTACCGATGCGCAACGCACACGACATCGTGCCCTTGCAGGTCAAGATGCAGCGTGAAGAGGCGCCGGAACAGGAAACCGCCGAGGATCAGGATGGCAACGAAGTCAAAGGACCACGGGAAAAACTCTGGCGCATAGACCTGGCCTTCGATATGGAGCCACTGGGGCCTTTGCAGGTCAGTGCGCAGTTGATCAGCGGCACGCTGTCGAGCCATCTGTGGGCAGAGCGCCCCGGCAGTGCGGCCCTGATCGGCCAGGAGCTGGGTTATCTGCGGGAACGGTTGATCGCCTGCGGCCTGGCGGTGGGCGAACTGGCTTGCAGCCAGGGGGTTCCTCCACAAGGCCCGCGCACCACACTCGAACAACGCTGGATCGACGAGAACGCCTGA
- a CDS encoding ParA family protein, with protein sequence MRVWAVANQKGGVGKTTTTIALAGLLADAGKRVVVVDLDPHGSMTSYFGHNPDELEHSVFDLFLHKGSVPDGLPGQLLLPTSDERISLLPSSTALATLERQSPGQSGLGLVIAKSLAQLWQDFDYALIDSPPLLGVLMVNALAASQQLAIPVQTEFLAVKGLERMVNTLAMINRSRKTPLPYTIVPTLFDRRTQASMGTLKLLRDSFPDHVWKAYVPVDTRLRDASRAGITPSQNDGKSRGVMAYRALLKHMLSEQLTVQVA encoded by the coding sequence ATGAGAGTCTGGGCAGTAGCCAATCAGAAAGGTGGAGTCGGCAAGACCACTACGACCATTGCCCTGGCCGGATTACTGGCTGACGCGGGCAAGCGCGTGGTCGTGGTCGATCTGGACCCCCACGGCTCCATGACCAGCTACTTCGGGCATAACCCCGATGAGCTGGAACATAGCGTTTTCGATCTGTTCCTGCACAAAGGCTCGGTCCCTGACGGGTTGCCCGGCCAGTTGCTGCTGCCGACCAGCGATGAACGTATTTCCCTGCTGCCTTCGAGCACGGCCCTGGCCACCCTTGAGCGCCAGTCGCCGGGGCAGAGCGGTCTGGGGCTGGTCATCGCCAAGAGCCTTGCGCAGTTGTGGCAGGATTTTGACTATGCCCTGATCGACAGTCCGCCCTTGCTGGGTGTCCTGATGGTCAACGCCCTGGCTGCGAGTCAGCAACTGGCGATTCCGGTACAGACCGAGTTCCTGGCCGTCAAAGGCCTGGAGCGCATGGTCAATACCCTGGCGATGATCAACCGCTCTCGCAAGACACCGTTGCCGTACACCATCGTGCCGACCCTGTTTGACCGTCGGACCCAGGCTTCCATGGGCACGCTCAAGCTGCTGCGTGACAGTTTTCCCGATCACGTCTGGAAAGCCTACGTGCCTGTTGATACCCGTCTGCGCGATGCCAGCCGTGCCGGTATCACGCCATCCCAGAACGATGGCAAGAGCCGCGGGGTCATGGCTTACCGGGCACTGCTCAAACATATGCTCTCCGAGCAGCTTACGGTTCAGGTGGCTTGA
- a CDS encoding DUF2802 domain-containing protein: protein MILEAAVVFLGILWVVTLGMFLAHTKRQRVLDAERDEASALRDQRIRELAKRVDTFQNGTVRMGEDLHELRAMVAPLPDKLTALEQRDPSTLSFAQAARLVGMGASVDELTQSCGLTQAEAQLMSKLHRNTADQ, encoded by the coding sequence TTGATTCTTGAGGCGGCAGTTGTCTTCCTGGGCATTCTCTGGGTCGTGACCCTGGGAATGTTCCTGGCTCATACCAAACGTCAGCGGGTTCTTGACGCTGAGCGTGATGAGGCCAGTGCCTTGCGGGACCAGCGGATCCGGGAGTTGGCCAAGCGTGTGGACACCTTCCAGAACGGCACGGTGCGCATGGGGGAGGACCTGCATGAGTTGCGTGCGATGGTTGCACCGCTGCCTGACAAGCTCACGGCACTCGAACAGCGCGATCCCTCCACGCTGTCCTTCGCCCAGGCAGCACGCCTGGTCGGCATGGGTGCAAGTGTCGATGAGCTGACTCAATCCTGCGGCCTGACCCAGGCCGAAGCGCAATTGATGAGCAAATTGCATCGCAATACGGCTGATCAATAG